One genomic window of Garra rufa chromosome 24, GarRuf1.0, whole genome shotgun sequence includes the following:
- the LOC141299996 gene encoding guanine nucleotide-binding protein G(olf) subunit alpha-like: protein MGCLGNSKTEDQRIDEKAQREANKKIEKQLQKERQAYKATHRLLLLGAGESGKSTIVKQMRILHVNGFNAEEKKQKILDIRKNVKDAIVTIISAMSTLTPPVSIGNSSNQPRAEYIKSIAPLSDFDYTETVVLYGVICVPQS, encoded by the exons ATGGGATGTTTGGGCAACAGCAAGACAGAAGATCAGCGCATCGACGAGAAGGCGCAACGAGAAGCGAATAAAAAGATCGAGAAACAGTTACAGAAAGAGAGACAGGCTTATAAAGCCACACACCGTCTGCTCTTATTAG GCGCTGGGGAATCCGGGAAGAGCACCATAGTCAAACAGATGCGGATCCTGCACGTCAACGGCTTTAACGCaga agaaaagaaacaaaaaatattGGATATCCGGAAAAATGTGAAGGACGCTATTGTG ACGATAATATCTGCTATGAGCACCTTAACGCCCCCTGTGTCAATCGGCAACTCGTCCAATCAGCCTAGAGCTGAGTACATCAAAAGTATAGCTCCACTCTCAGATTTTGACTACACAGAG ACAGTAGTTTTGTATGGCGTTATATGTGTGCCTCAATCCTGA